One Ahaetulla prasina isolate Xishuangbanna chromosome 1, ASM2864084v1, whole genome shotgun sequence DNA window includes the following coding sequences:
- the DEAF1 gene encoding deformed epidermal autoregulatory factor 1 homolog isoform X7, protein MAGRASSKDWKRSIRYAGRPIQCLIHDGILNPHAASCTCAACCDDMSLSGPIRLFVPYKRRKKENELPTTPVKKDSPKNITLLPGTAATTFTVTPSGQITTSGTLTFDRTAAVEATAIISESPSQGDVFTGTTVQDTNLQQQPCQVNHPEPHYPSYQDSCQISAFPEAALPTSHPKIVLTSLPALAVPPATPTKTISSSVMNGLEMTEQRNWLYLEETVNSLLNTARQLKTLIEQAKQASSSYREAAVSQAKLQADAERKEYQSQLFQHTEDVDGKTEIIIKQSCVNCGREAMNECTGCHKVNYCSTFCQRKDMYLRETERTKDFSTQLLSELRNYLGVQDWKDHQHMCGQSAAVTVQTEEDHDTDNVIEKVIV, encoded by the exons ATGGCTGGAAGAGCCAGTAGCAAAGACTGGAAAAGAAGTATTCGCTATGCTGGGAGGCCAATACAGTGCCTTATTCAC GATGGGATTCTGAATCCCCATGCGGCCTCATGCACTTGCGCTGCATGTTGTGATGACATGAGTCTG AGTGGTCCCATAAGACTGTTTGTCccctataaaagaagaaaaaaagagaatgaattGCCTACAACTCCAGTGAAGAAGGATTCTCCCAAAAACATCACCCTGCTTCCTGGAACTGCTGCCACCACAT TCACTGTGACTCCTTCAGGACAGATTACAACTTCTGGCACTTTGACCTTTGATCGTACAGCAGCTGTGGAGGCCACAGCTATTATCTCAGAAAGTCCATCTCAAGGTGATGTTTTCACTGGTACCACTG TGCAAGATACAAACCTTCAGCAGCAACCTTGTCAGGTTAATCATCCAGAGCCTCACTATCCAAGTTATCAAGACAGTTGTCAGATCTCCGCATTCCCCGAAGCAGCTTTGCCAACTTCTCATCCCAAAATTG TGTTGACCTCACTCCCTGCCCTGGCGGTGCCACCTGCTACGCCCACTAAGACAATCTCCTCTTCTGTGATGAATGGACTTGAAATGACAGAACAACGGAACTGGCTTTACCTAGAGGAGACTGTCAATTCTCTGCTTAACACAGCTCGGCAGCTGAAGACGCTGATCGAACAAGCTAAGCAGGCCAGCTCTTCCTACAGAGAAGCTGCTGTTTCCCAAGCGAAACTTCAAGCTGATGCGGAAAGGAAAGAG TATCAGAGTCAGTTATTTCAGCATACAGAAGATGTTGATGGGAAAACAGAAATTATTATTAAG CAATCCTGTGTAAACTGTGGCCGGGAGGCAATGAATGAATGCACCGGTTGCCATAAAGTCAATTACTGCTCAACGTTCTGTCAACGGAAG GATATGTATTTAAGAGAGACGGAACGTACCAAAGATTTTAGCACCCAATTGCTAAGCGAGCTTAGGAATTACTTGGGAGTGCAA GATTGGAAAGACCATCAGCATATGTGTGGGCAGTCAGCCGCAGTAACTGTTCAGACAGAAGAAGATCATGATACAGATAATGTGATTGAAAAAGTTATTGTCTAA